The Herbiconiux sp. SALV-R1 nucleotide sequence TCGGAGCGACTCGCCGCGCTGGGCCGTGTGTACGTCGATTACGGGCTCGAGCATCCGGCCCTCGTCGACCTCATGTTCCGCCGCACCGAGCTGCATCCCGACGACCCGGAGCTGCAGGAGGCTCAACGCGCCTCGATCGGCCGCCTCGTGGCTGCGGTCTCGGCCACCGAAGGAGGGGAGGCAGGTGGCAACGAGAACGCCGACCGCTGGGCGTTGGTGAGCTGGGCGCTCGTGCACGGTCTCGTGGTGCTCGCGCGCGAGGGTGTGCTGTCGCGGGCTGCCGACCGGCCCGACGGCGAGTCCGCCGACGTCGCGCGCGAGCTGGTGCGCTTCTACACCGCCGCGCTCCCGCGCCACGGCGGCTAGTGGCCCTGCTCGAACGCTTCCTTCGAACTTGCTGGCCGAAGACTGTGGCGGTGTTGCCGATTCGGTGACGAGGAGTGGGATGGGGGTGACCGAGACGGACGCACCCGTCACGCCATCGACACGATCGGAGCGAAGCAATGAGCGCAGGAGACAAGATCGAGAACGCCGCCCAGGACCTTGGCGGCAAGGCCAAGGAGGCCTTCGGCAAGGCGACCAACGACGACTCCAAGGTCGCCGAGGGCAAGAAGGATCAGACCGCCGCCGACCTCAAGCAGGCCGGCGAGAACGTCAAGGACGCGTTCAAGAACTGACGCCGAACCGGGCGCCGATCACGGCGCATCCGTCACGACGCCCCTGCTTCAGCGCGGGGGCGTCGTGCTGCCGGCCTCGCCGCTCCAGCGCCGCAGCCACGTCTCGACGCCCGCGATGTGTGCGACGGCGAGGGCCTCGACGAGCACCGCGTCGTCGGCCTCGATCGCGTCGACGAGGGCGGAGTGCTCGCGCAGCGTGCGTTCGACCGCGTTCTCGTCGGTGAGGCCGCGCCACAGCCGGGCCCGTGCCGTGCGGCCGGAGAGCGACTCGAGCAGGGTGGAGAGGTAGCCGTTTCCGGCCGCCCGCACGATGTCGGCGTGGAAGGCGAGGTCGTGCGCCACGAGCCGCTCCACGTCGGGGTCGGCCCCCGCCTCCTCGATCGAGGCGCGCAGGGCCGCGATGGCGGTCTCGTCGAGGTGTGGCGTGGCGAGCGCTGCCGCAGCGGGCTCGAGGATGCGCCGCACGGCGAACAGCTCGAGCATCGACTCGTCGTCGCGCCGGGCGTCGACCACGAAGCTCATCGCCTCGAGCAGCAGCTCGGGTTCGAGGCTCGTCACGTAGGTGCCGTCGCCGCGCCGCACGTCGAGCACCCGCAGCACCTCGAGCGCCTTCACCGCCTCGCGCATCGAGCTGCGCGAGAGCCCGAGCCGCTCGCTCAGCTCCTTCTCCGGTGGCAGCCGGTCGCCGGGCTGCAGCTCCCCCGAGAGGATCATCCCCTTGATCGTGAGGATCGCCTCATCCGTGACCGCCATGGCCCCATCGTAGTTTCGGCCGGTGGGCCCCCGTGCCGGCTGAACGGTATGAGAATCCCGCCGCCGAGCCCTCGGGGAGCTCGGCGCCACGATTCTCATACCGTTCAGCCGGCCACACGGTCGACGGCACCATGTGCCGGGACCGATGTTGATTTTTGCTCAGCGATAGCTGACGATTGATCAATGACGTTCATCATCGCTCACGAGGTCATCGCGACGGCCACCCGGTTCGACGGCAGCGCGGGCGGAGGGTGGAGCCCCAGGCTCTCGGTGACGCTGGGCGGCCCCGTGCCGCCGGCGGCCGAGCTCGTCTGGGCGGTGCAGCACTCCGACGGCTGGCCGTGGTTCGAGCACCGCGTCGAGGTGCCCGAGCGGGCCGCCGGGGAGCTCGCCACCGTCGAGCTGCAGCACGGGGTCGAGGGTGTCGACGGCCACGACACGGGGGTGATTCGGTTCTCGCTCACGCTCGGGTCTGCGTTCGGCGGTGCTGAGGAGCTGGTGCACGACGGGCTCCTCCGGGTCGAGCGTGTCGAGGGCCTGGGCTACGTCGTCGACGAGAGTGCCCGTCTCCGCTCGGCGACGCTCGCCCTCGACGCGGCAGACGAAGCGGATGCGCCGCCCCTCCGCGTCGCGGCCTACCTCCCGGGAGAATTCGAGACCCACCGGGTCTCGGTGCACTGCTTCCGCGCGGGCGAGCGGCTCGCCGAGGCGTCGCGGGTGTGGAACGAGCGCGTCTTCACCTCGCACGAGGGCCGGGTGACCGGTCAGCAGGTGGCGGCGGTGTTCGAGAGCGTGCGCGGGTGGAACAACCTCGCCGTTTCGGGCTGGGGCGAGGGCTGGCACCTCCTCGACCACCACGACGGCGACTACGAGCTGTGTTTCGTGCTCGGCAGCCAGCTGCTCCGCACGGTCACCTTCTCGGTGCTCGGCGGTCGCATCGTGGCCCAGGGCCCCATCGAGATCGACTGCGCCACCGGTCACGCTCTACTCCTCGGTGACACCCCCTCCGCATCCTTCTACGGCATCACCCCGGCCCCCGAAGCCCTGGCCATCATCGCCGACATCTACGCGCTTCGCCTTCCGACCGATCCCACGGCTGGTCCGCCCGCCGCGGAGGCGCCGTCTGCCGAGGCGCTGACCGCGTACGCCGAGCGGGTGGAGCGGCTGCTCGCGACGTGGGAGTCGGAGCTGCTCGGCGCTTGCCCGCCGTACGACCTGCAGCAGGTGCTCGCGGCTGAGGCGGTGCTCAGGGAGCGACCCGGCTACGACGAGCGCGCCGCCGCGGTCGCCGCTGCGAACGACGCCTCCGCGGTCTCCATCACGGGCGAGTCCCACACCCTGGGTGAGCTCCGTGAGCGGATGCAAGCCCTCTTCACCGCAGCCGAGAGCCGTCTCCACACCGCCGCTTCCGACGTCGATGACGACCTCGCCCCCTACCGGCAGGTGCTCACCGGCGACAAGCTCGCCCTGTTCGACGACCGCCCCATCGGCGACTTCGAGTACCGCACCCTCGAGCGCACCATCATCTCCACCCCCGAAGAGCTCCGCGACGCCGAGTACTGGTTCTTCGAGGGTCCCGCCGAGCTGACGTCGACCGCCGCGCTCGACGGCGAGACCGTGAAGGTCACCACCACCGGCTGGCGCGTCGTCGGCTGGCGCTTCACCCCCGACGGCACCATCGCCGACCGGATCGAGCACCAGGGCCCCGGCCCCGACGCCCCCCTCTGGGCCTACCGCGCCCCGATTAAGCACCCGTGAGATGGGCATGATTGACTCTCCTGCACGGGGAGACCGGATGCTGGAGTCATGATCAAGATCGGTGAGTTCGCGGCAGTGACCGGCCTGAGCGTCAAGGCGCTCCGCCACTACGACGAGACGGGGGTGCTCATTCCGGCCGACGTCGACCCGCGATCGTCGTATCGCAGCTACGACGATCGGCCAGGTGCGCGCAGGCGTGCAGGTGCGGGCGCTGCGCGATGCGGGCGTTCCGCTCTCGGCGGTGGGAGAGGCGGTCGCCTCCGGAGAGGTCGAGGGTGCCCTGGAGCGGCATCGCCGCGAGGTCGACGAACGGCGACGACGCGAAGACCGGGCGTTCCGCGACGCGGCGGCGGTGCTGCGTGCGCTCGCGGCGCCCGTTGCGGTGCGCGAGCGCACGATGCCGGATCAACCGTACGTCGGGCAGGTGATCCTGCTCTCGGTCGACGAGACTGATGCCGTCACCGACGACGACGCGAATGTCGTGCTCACGGGGCTCTACGAGTGCGTCGCGCAGGCGGGGCTCGGGCCCACGGGCCCGTTCTGGACGGCCCTGCGGGCTGGCGCCGCCCGGGAGACGATCGAGCTCGTGTGCTGTTGGCCGACCTCCTCCCTGGCTCCCCAGGGTGCCGTCGCGTCAGACGCGTTCGCGTCCACGCTCCCGGTGCGCACAGAGCTCGTGGCCACCTGGCGGCCGGGCGCGGGGGAGGAGGCGCCCGAGGGTGCCCTCCACCCCGCCGTGGTCGCGCTGTTCGACACCGTCTCGACGAGCGGGTTCGAGCT carries:
- a CDS encoding CsbD family protein, with product MSAGDKIENAAQDLGGKAKEAFGKATNDDSKVAEGKKDQTAADLKQAGENVKDAFKN
- a CDS encoding FadR/GntR family transcriptional regulator — translated: MAVTDEAILTIKGMILSGELQPGDRLPPEKELSERLGLSRSSMREAVKALEVLRVLDVRRGDGTYVTSLEPELLLEAMSFVVDARRDDESMLELFAVRRILEPAAAALATPHLDETAIAALRASIEEAGADPDVERLVAHDLAFHADIVRAAGNGYLSTLLESLSGRTARARLWRGLTDENAVERTLREHSALVDAIEADDAVLVEALAVAHIAGVETWLRRWSGEAGSTTPPR
- a CDS encoding TetR/AcrR family transcriptional regulator; protein product: MPAQPAPDSSAHRSLLEAARAELAEGGHAGVSLRAVARRAGLSHAAPAHFFIDRAGLLTAVATEGFRQLTERLDQAAAASEPSERLAALGRVYVDYGLEHPALVDLMFRRTELHPDDPELQEAQRASIGRLVAAVSATEGGEAGGNENADRWALVSWALVHGLVVLAREGVLSRAADRPDGESADVARELVRFYTAALPRHGG